A stretch of the Enoplosus armatus isolate fEnoArm2 chromosome 13, fEnoArm2.hap1, whole genome shotgun sequence genome encodes the following:
- the LOC139294801 gene encoding E3 ubiquitin/ISG15 ligase TRIM25-like, producing MAQQVILDREKLSCSICLDLLKDPVTIPCGHSYCMSCIKDCWDEEDEKKTHSCPQCRQSFTPRPVLMKNTMLAELVEELKKVGLQAASTDHSYAEPGDVACDYCFGMKLKAFKSCLVCVTSYCEQHLQPHYNVAALKKHKLVEATLKLQENICSRHDEVMKIFCRTDQKCICYLCSMDNHKGHDTVSAAAERAERQAVLGASRQNIQQRVQDREKDVKVLQQRVEAINLSADGAVRDSEKIFTELICLIEKRSSEVKQQIRSQQVTQVSRAKELEEKLQQEISELRRRDAELEKLSHTEDHLHFLNNYPSLTHLSETKDLPSIDVHPLLSFEDVTAAVSEARDKVQALLSEEWANISLALTEVDILPPQAEPRTRAEFFKYSRQITLDPNTVNKRLSLSDNDRKATFMVRDQLYLDHPDRFLKFRQVLSREGLTGCCYWEVKRSGDVFIAVAYRNISRTGTIYECVFGYNDKSWALYCYNGRYELIHNNIVTFISGPQSSRIGVYLDHKAGTLSYYAVSETMTLLHRVQTTFTQPLYPGFGLPRRVGDTAVLCELK from the coding sequence ATGGCGCAACAAGTGATTCTGGATCGAGAAAAACTGAGCTGTTCAATCTGTCTGGATCTTCTAAAGGATCCGGTGACTATTCCCTGTGGGcacagctactgcatgagctgtattaaaGACTGCtgggatgaggaggatgagaagaaaacacacagctgcccTCAGTGCAGGCAGAGCTTCACGCCGAGGCCTGTCCTCATGAAAAATACCATGTTGGCAGAGTTAGTGGAGGAATTGAAGAAAGTAGGACTTCAAGCTGCTTCAACTGATCATTCCTATGCAGAACCTGgagatgtggcctgtgattACTGCTTTGGGATGAAGCTGAAAGCCTTCAAGtcctgtctggtgtgtgtgaCATCTTACTGCGAGCAACACCTCCAGCCTCACTACAATGTAGCtgcattaaagaaacacaagctggttGAAGCCACTTTAAAGCTTCAGGAGAACATCTGCTCTCGCCATGACGAGGTGATGAAGATTTTCTGCCGCACTGATCAGAAGTGCATCTGTTATCTCTGCTCCATGGATAATCATAAAGGCCAcgacacagtctcagctgcagcagaaagggcGGAGAGGCAGGCGGTGCTCGGGGCGAGTCGGCAAAACATCCAACAGAGAgtccaggacagagagaaagatgtcaAGGTGCTTCAGCAGAGGGTGGAGGCTATCAATCTCTCTGCTGATGGAGCTGTGAGGGACAGTGAGAAGATCTTCACTGAGCTGATCTGTCTCATTGAGAAAAGAAGCTctgaagtgaagcagcagaTCAGATCCCAGCAGGTAACTCAAGTGAGTCGAGCTAAAGAGCTTGAGGAGAAGCTACAGCAGGAGATCTCTGAGCTGCGGAGGAGAGACGCTGAGCTGGAgaagctctcacacacagaggatcaccTCCATTTCCTGAACAACTACCCCTCGCTGACACATCTGAGTGAAACCAAAGACTTACCCAGCATTGAtgtccatcctctcctctcttttgagGATGTGACAGCGGCTGTGTCAGAGGCCAGAGATAAAGTGCAGGCTCTTCTGAGTGAGGAGTGGGCAAACATCTCACTGGCACTGACTGAAGTGGACATTTTACCACCTCAAGCAGAGCCCAGAACCAGAGCtgaattttttaaatattctcgTCAAATCACACTGGATCCAAATACAGTAAACAAACGTTTGTCATTGAGTGACAACGACAGAAAAGCAACGTTTATGGTGAGAGACCAGTTGTATTTGGATCACCCAGACAGATTTCTTAAATTTCGGCAGGTCCTGAGTAGAGAGGGTCTGACTGGCTGTTGTTACTGGGAGGTGAAGAGGAGCGGGGATGTTTTTATAGCAGTTGCATACAGGAATATTAGCAGAACAGGGACCATATATGAATGTGTATTTGGATATAATGACAAATCGTGGGCATTATATTGTTACAATGGTCGTTATGAATTAATTCATAACAATATTGTTACTTTCATCTCAGGCCCTCAGTCCTCCAGAATAGGAGTTTACCTAGATCATAAGGCAGGTACTCTGTCTTACTACGCCGTCTCTGAAaccatgactctcctccacagagtccagaccacgttcactcagcctctctatcCTGGATTTGGGCTTCCACGAAGAGTTGGAGacactgctgtgttgtgtgAGCTGAAGTAG